The Sphingomonas sanguinis nucleotide sequence ACGATGTGCCGGCTGCGCGCCGGTTCCTCGACCGGCAACCGCTCGCGCCATTCGTCGGGCAGTTGCGCAGGGTCGGCGCGATAGGCCGCGAACAGGCCCTTCACGATGCCATGTGCCGCATTCGCCGCTGCCAATTGAAGCGGGTGGTGGTAGAGATTGGCGTACATGAAGCGTTTCAAGTCGCGCTCCTCGATCCGCATCGCGTTGGAAAAGCCGACCAGTGCCCGGCCCGCCGCGCGGACGTCGGCCACGTTCTCCACACCGCTCTCGGCGATGCGGGTCCGGGTTTCCGCGACCAGATCGTTGACCATCACCCCGATCTGCGAGCGGATGAGTTCGCTCGCCAGCCGCTTGGGCGCGACATCGGGGAACTGCGCCCGCGCCGCGTCCCAGCCGCGCGCGACCAGCGGCACGGCCAGCAGCTGGTCGAGCGTCAGCAGCCCGGCGCGCAGGCCGTCATCGATATCGTGATTGTCGTACGCGATGTCGTCGGCCAGCGCCGCGACCTGCGCCTCCAGCGAGGCATGGCTGTCCAGATCGAGCGGAAAGCCCGCATCAGCCTCCTTCAACGCCCAGCCGGGATGACGCACGGGCCCGTTATGCTTGGCCAGCCCCTCCAGCGTCTCCCAGCTGAGGTTCAGACCGTCCCAGCGCGGATAGGGCCGCTCGATCTCGGTCAGGGTGCGTAGCGTATGGCCGTTATGATCGAACCCGCCCTGCTCGGCGAGTGCGGCCTTGAGCGCATCCTCGCCCGCATGGCCGAAGGGCGGATGGCCGATGTCGTGCGCCAGGCACAGCGCCTCGGTCAGATCCTCGTTCAGCCCCAGCGTGCGCGCGATCGTGCGGCCGATCTGCGCGACCTCCAGGCTGTGGGTCAGGCGGACGCGGAAATGGTCGCCGTCGGGCGCCATGAAGACCTGCGTCTTGTGACGCAGCCGCCGGAAGCTGATCGAATGGATGATCCGGTCGCGGTCGCGCTGAAACGCATCGCGGGGGCCGCGCGCCAGCGGCGTGGCCTCGTCATGACGGCGACCCCGGCTGTATTCGGGATAGGAAGCCCAGGGGGCGAAGCGGCTCACTTGGCGTCGAGCCGCGTCACCGCCTGCCCTGCGTCGCTGGTCACGGGGAAGGCCGAAACCCCCTTCCTGGCGAGCTGGTTGACGAAGGCGCGAGCCTCCGCATCGGTCTTGAACGGGCCGGTCAGGACGCGGTGGGTCGCGCGGATCGGCGTCTTGTAGCCCTTGCGCGCGGCGAACAGCTCCGGCGCCTTCGCCTTAGTCGCGGCCCATGCCTTGGGCAGATCGTCCTCGTTCGCGCCGCCCGCGACCTGGACCCAGATCCGCTCGGGGTTGGCGCGCGCACGCTTCTTTTCCTCCGCCTCTTCCTTGGCGGCGAGCGCCTTTTTCTCGGCCTCGGCCTTTTTGGCGGCCGCCGCCTTCTTCTCGGCGGCGGCCTTGGCGGCGGCGGCCTTTTTCTCGGCCGCCGTGGGCGCGCGGGGCGCGGCCTCCGCTTCTTCGGTCTTTTCGCGCGCCTGACGGTCGCGCTCGGTCTTGGCGCGCGCCTCCGCAACGACACGCTGCGCGCCGTTGCTCACCGGGGTCGTGGCGGCGATGGCGGCGGGGCGCTCGGGGCCTTCGACGCCCAGTTCGGAGGCGGGGATCGAGAGATTGGCGACGATCCGCGCCAGCACCGAGTCCTCACGCGCCGAGCGGGCGGGCGTCGGTGGCGTGCGGCGAGCGGCTACCCGCGTCGGGCGGGTTGCCGGGCTATCGTCCTCGACCTTGCTCGGCAGCGGCTGGACCATCGCGGTGGCCACCGGTGTGGGCTTGACGGGCACGGGGTCCGGCGCGGGCACGGTCTGCACCATCTGGAGCGGAGGCGCCGACGCAGGCGTCGCGGGCAAAGGCTGGACCATGGCGGTCGCCGTCGGGCTGGATGCCGCCGGAGTCGCGACCGGCGCAGCGGGCAGCGGCTGGATCATCGGCCGCGTGGTGTTCGACGCCATCTGGACCGGCGCACGGGCCTCCGTCGCGCTCGGCAACGCGCTGGTGAAGCCCGGCTGCGGTTGCGGCTGGGTGGGCGCCTGAGTCTGGGGCAAGGGCTGGACCATCCGCATTGGGGCGGCGGCGACGCGCGGGCTGGTCGCCGATGCCATTTGCGTCGGTGCGGGCGTGGCCGGGGTGGTATTGGCGGCCATCGCGACGCCGCGCGCATTGCGCCCGCCCCGTCGCCGCTCTTCACGCGCCGATACCGGAACGGCCGTGGCGACCGGAGCGGAGGCCAGCGCCACCGGCGCTTCCGGCGTCAGCGGCGGCAGGTTCGGGGCGAGCTTTGCATCCGCCAGCCGCTCGGGCGTCGGGCGGGTCTCGCCGAAATGGACGGCAAAGGCGCGATCGACGGCGGGCAGGCTCGGCAGCCGCTGGAAAAAGGGTTGCAGCCCCTGCGCCAGCTGCGGCGGCATCATGGTCGAGGCGATCCGGGTCGCCTCGGGCAGGTCGCCACCCATTGCCAGGATGAAGGCCCGCGCCCGCCACGCCGCCCGGTCGGTCTTGCGCAGCAGCGGATCGAGCTGTTCGAGCGCCTGTTCGCGCTGCCCCGAAATGCCGAGCGACAGGGCATAACGGCGGACGATCTCGTCGGTCGGGGCGCTCGCCAGCGCCAGCCGGTAGTCGCGCTGCGCCCGCGCCTGATCGCCGATCAGGTCATAGGCCAGACCGCGATCGCCCGCGAACCGCGCGGGCGGCATCCCCGCTGCCTCGGCTTGGGTGAAATAGCGCAGCGCCTCGCCCGGCCGTTCCGAGCGGACCAGGATTGACCCCATGCCCGCCTTGATACGCGGGTCGCGGGCATCGACCTTTTCGGCGCGTGCCAGCAGCGAGGCGGCACCCGACAGATCGTCGAGATGGATGGACAGTTCCGCCGCCTCGACCAGCGCATCGACATCGCGCGGGTTCTGCGCGACGCGGCGCATCACGTCCCCCAGCTTGTCGGCATCGGTGGTGCCGGGAAGCGGCTGAACCACTTCCTGTGCGAGAAGGGGCACGGGCGCGGCGGCGAGGGCCAACGCGAGCGCGAGCGAGGCGCGGGGAAAAATTGCGAACGTCATGGGACTGTCGCCCATAAAGCGCGTTTTCCGGCGCGCGGCAATGGTTAACCCATCACTGGCGCGCCCGAGCGCTCCGGACCGTCGACCAACAGGCGATAACTCCGCGCCCACATCCTTCTCGGCCCTGGCGGTCAGCGGCGCGGATCGGCCACGAACGAGGTCTTCGCGCCCTTGGCCAGCACCACATAGGCACGGTTCCATGGCTGGTCGCCCAGCATGGTCCAAGCATGGCCGGTGCCGGTATGGTCCTCCGCGACCAGCACGTCGCCGGGATGCAGGGTAAAGCTCTCGCCCGTCCTGGTCACGAACTTCAGGGTGCCCGCCAAGGTCAGCACATATTGCGGCTCGGGATCATTGTGCCAGTCGAAATGCGAATGCGGTGCGGTCGTCTTGAAATGGATTTTTTCGACTGCGCTCGGCACACCGGGCGTCACGCTGCCCTCCTCGACATGCGAGTTGCCGTCCGGGCCGGTGAACAGGCGGAAGGCATGGATGCGGCTATGGCCGGGCGCAGGCTGGGCCGTGGCGACGCTTGTCGCCAGCGCAACAGCCAGCGCCGAACTGGCGGCGATGGCGCAGGATTTCAGTGGGTTGAAGCGCATTGCGTTCTCCGTGTCTGGCTATCGCCGCGCGAGGGGCGGGCTTTCAAGCGGGACGGATCGCATCGGGGGCCGCCACAGACGAGTGAAATTCCTGTAAGATGACCGCTTCGACGAGGCCCCTCCCCACCGCCGAGCGCACGAAAAAGGCCCGTGCGATCCTGTCGCACGGGCCTGATATCGGTCCGGTATGCCCGCCGGGCGGGCCGGAAATTACTGGTTGTTCTGGCGATGCAGGAAGCGCGGAATGTCGAGCGACGAGTCCGATCCGCCCTGCGCATTCTCGTCACGCGGCGCACCACGCGCCGCGTTCGACATGCGCTCGAACAGCGTACCACCCAGCTTCACGCGCGGGGCGGGCTGTGCTGGGGCTTCGCCTGCCTCGCTGCCGGGGGCCAGCCAGCGGCGGCGGGCTTCGTCGCTGCCCGGTGCGGGCTCGACGGCGGCGGGATGCGACGGTGCCGCAGGGGCGGGAACGATCGTGTCGGCGCCCAGCACCAGCTCGTCATCGGCCGCCGGAGCGGGGGCCGGGGCGGGCGCGGGCTTGGCCACCGGCGCAGCGATGCTCGACGCGACGGGTGCCGCCACCGGGGCGGGTGCGGGCGTGGCGACCGGCTGCTCGACCGGGGCGGCCGGAGCCACGCTGGCCTGCGGCGCAGGTGCGGCGGCGGCGGGTTCACTCGGGCGATAGCTGGGCGTCTCGTCCGACTTGCGGGCCATGCCGCCCATGCTGAAGCTGCTGCGGTTCGCTTCCGACGGCGACGGCGCGACCTTCAGATCGGCGTCGATGCCGGTCGCGACGACCGACACGCGGATGCGACCTTCCAGCTCGGGGTTGAACGCCGAACCCCAGATGATGTTCGCGTCCGGATCGACCAGCTCGCGGATATGGTTGGCGGCCTCGTCGACCTCGAGCAGGCGCATGTCGTCGCCGCCGGTGATCGAGATGATGACGCCCTTGGCGCCCTGCATCGACACGCCGTCGAGCAGCGGGTTGGCGATCGCCTTCTGCGCCGCCTCGATCGCGCGATTGTCGCCGGTGGCTTCACCGGTGCCCATCATCGCCTTGCCCATCTCCTGCATCACCGAGCGGACGTCGGCGAAGTC carries:
- a CDS encoding deoxyguanosinetriphosphate triphosphohydrolase — protein: MSRFAPWASYPEYSRGRRHDEATPLARGPRDAFQRDRDRIIHSISFRRLRHKTQVFMAPDGDHFRVRLTHSLEVAQIGRTIARTLGLNEDLTEALCLAHDIGHPPFGHAGEDALKAALAEQGGFDHNGHTLRTLTEIERPYPRWDGLNLSWETLEGLAKHNGPVRHPGWALKEADAGFPLDLDSHASLEAQVAALADDIAYDNHDIDDGLRAGLLTLDQLLAVPLVARGWDAARAQFPDVAPKRLASELIRSQIGVMVNDLVAETRTRIAESGVENVADVRAAGRALVGFSNAMRIEERDLKRFMYANLYHHPLQLAAANAAHGIVKGLFAAYRADPAQLPDEWRERLPVEEPARSRHIVDFIAGMTDRYAVRCYREVVGGIDLPEGF
- a CDS encoding SPOR domain-containing protein, whose translation is MTFAIFPRASLALALALAAAPVPLLAQEVVQPLPGTTDADKLGDVMRRVAQNPRDVDALVEAAELSIHLDDLSGAASLLARAEKVDARDPRIKAGMGSILVRSERPGEALRYFTQAEAAGMPPARFAGDRGLAYDLIGDQARAQRDYRLALASAPTDEIVRRYALSLGISGQREQALEQLDPLLRKTDRAAWRARAFILAMGGDLPEATRIASTMMPPQLAQGLQPFFQRLPSLPAVDRAFAVHFGETRPTPERLADAKLAPNLPPLTPEAPVALASAPVATAVPVSAREERRRGGRNARGVAMAANTTPATPAPTQMASATSPRVAAAPMRMVQPLPQTQAPTQPQPQPGFTSALPSATEARAPVQMASNTTRPMIQPLPAAPVATPAASSPTATAMVQPLPATPASAPPLQMVQTVPAPDPVPVKPTPVATAMVQPLPSKVEDDSPATRPTRVAARRTPPTPARSAREDSVLARIVANLSIPASELGVEGPERPAAIAATTPVSNGAQRVVAEARAKTERDRQAREKTEEAEAAPRAPTAAEKKAAAAKAAAEKKAAAAKKAEAEKKALAAKEEAEEKKRARANPERIWVQVAGGANEDDLPKAWAATKAKAPELFAARKGYKTPIRATHRVLTGPFKTDAEARAFVNQLARKGVSAFPVTSDAGQAVTRLDAK
- the ftsZ gene encoding cell division protein FtsZ; amino-acid sequence: MSIEFIAPEVDELTPRIAVIGVGGAGGNAIANMMRAEVQGVDFLVANTDAQALKQSIAPQRIQLGAKITQGLGAGSRPEIGRAAAEETIDDLSRLLEGSHMCFIAAGMGGGTGTGAAPVIAKAARDMGILTVGVVTKPFAFEGNRRAKSADGGIEELQKYVDTLIVIPNQNLFLIANANTTFKEAFAMADEVLQQGVRGITDLMVMPGLINLDFADVRSVMQEMGKAMMGTGEATGDNRAIEAAQKAIANPLLDGVSMQGAKGVIISITGGDDMRLLEVDEAANHIRELVDPDANIIWGSAFNPELEGRIRVSVVATGIDADLKVAPSPSEANRSSFSMGGMARKSDETPSYRPSEPAAAAPAPQASVAPAAPVEQPVATPAPAPVAAPVASSIAAPVAKPAPAPAPAPAADDELVLGADTIVPAPAAPSHPAAVEPAPGSDEARRRWLAPGSEAGEAPAQPAPRVKLGGTLFERMSNAARGAPRDENAQGGSDSSLDIPRFLHRQNNQ